In Nicotiana tabacum cultivar K326 chromosome 11, ASM71507v2, whole genome shotgun sequence, a single window of DNA contains:
- the LOC142166411 gene encoding uncharacterized protein LOC142166411: MIEIVHKDGEPKKSSKSVMMIRASERNLVKAPDSTKAKLLTVEGVTEKPSSLSSKPPVLVVKGLSKDIRASLESSKVVVPGIPSKPVIVVKGAPITPIIIKPVTQLLVVDAKAVPWNYKQVIVTNKGKEIKEEVNETGGLTYSGRCFTQEELRKAKPFKDSQMPVKKSVTEEEAEEFLQKMKVQDYSIVGQLRKTPAQISLLSLLIHSDEHCKVLIKILNEAHVPDKITVNHLEKIASEIFKANRITFSDDELPMEGTEHNRALYLTVKCEHSVVSRVLVDNGSSANICPLSTLQKLKFGTERIHLNSVCVRGFDVGGKDSVGDIMLELSIGPVEFIMEFQVLDVTVSYNMLLGRPWIHAAKAIPSSLHQMVKFEWDMQEIVVHGDEDLSAYNDTIVLFIEAEDDKVPWVYQTFETVSVEKIPEGKCIPGPKLSSASVMVAKEMLKNGFVPGKDLGPSLQGIVHPVRPSGNPGTFGLGFMPTEKDMKRVKNLKQKVWSLPKPVPHISKSFVKPGIEKPPTSSIPKPVVDVDEELIKRFQSLFEEVIMVEVGEGSSKANVQLVGPNVKLRNWEATSLSTRKEFW; the protein is encoded by the coding sequence atgattgaaatagttcataaggatggggagcccaagaagTCTTCTAagtccgtcatgatgattcgggccagTGAAAGAAATTTGGTTAAAGCTCCAGACTCTACCAAAGCAAAGCTCTTGACAGTCGAAGGGGTGACAGAGAAGCCAAGTTCACTCAGTTCGAAACCACCAGTGTTGGTCGTGAAAGGGCTATCGAAAGATATCAGGGCAAGTTTGGAAAGTTCaaaagtggtagtaccagggaTTCCAAGTAAGCCTGTCATAGTTGTGAAAGGGGCTCCTATTACCCCTATCATCATTAAACCAGTAACCCAGCTGCTAGTGGTCGATGCCAAGGCTGTTCCATGGAATTATAAACAAGTGATAGTgacaaacaaaggaaaagaaataaaggaagaagTTAATGAAACTGGAGGATTGACTTATTCTGGGAGATGTTTCACCCAAGAAGAATTAAGGAAAGCCAAGCCATTCAAGGATAGCCAAATGCCAGTAAAGAAATcggttaccgaggaagaggctgaggagttcctgcaaaagatgaaagtgcaggattattccattgtggggcagttgaggaaaacaccagctcagatttctcttttgtctttgttgatacattcagatgaacatTGCAAGGTCTTGATAaagattttgaatgaggcacatgttcctgataagatcacagtgaaccacttggaaaagatagctagcGAGATCTTCAAAGCAAATAGGATCACTTTCTCGGACGATGAACTTcctatggagggtacagaacacaaccgagctctttatctcacagtGAAGTGCGAACATTCTGTTGTCTCAAGGGTTTTGGTTGATAATGGATCTAGTGCGAATATTTGTCCCTTGTCTACCCTACAAAAACTGAAGTTTGGCACCGAAAGAATCCACTTGAATAGTGTATGTGTCCGAGGCTTTGATGTGGGAGGCAAAGATTCTGTTGGAGATATAATGCTCGAATTGTCGATAGGTCCAGTTGAGTTTatcatggaattccaagtgttagaTGTGACTGTCTCCTACAATATGTTGTTGggcaggccttggatacatgctgCTAAGGCAATCCCATCTTCTctgcaccaaatggtgaagtttgaatgggacatgcaggaaatagttgtgcacggtgacGAAGACTTATCAGCTTATAATGATACAATTGTTCTGTTCATCGAAGCTGAAGATGATAAGGTACCTTGGGTCTATCAGACTTTCGAAACAGTGTCTGTTGAGAAAATTCCTGAGGGAAAATGCATTCCGGGTCCTAAGCTATCCTCCGCGTCCGTCATGGTTGCgaaggaaatgttgaagaatggttttgtaccaggcaaGGATTTGGGCCcatctctgcagggtattgtGCATCCAGTGCGCCCCAGTGGAAATCctggtacatttggtttgggattcatgccCACAGAGAAGGACatgaaaagggttaaaaatctGAAACAGAAGGTATGGTCGCTCCCCAAGCCCGTCCCACACATCtctaagtcttttgtcaagccagggATCGAAAAACCTCCAACCTCCTCAATCCCAAAACCTGTGGTCGATGTTGATGAAGAGCTGATTAAGAGGTTCCAAAGTCTGTTCGAAGAGGTCATTATGGTAGAAGTTGGTGAAGGCTCTAGTAAAGCAAATGTGCAGCTCGTTGGCCCAAACGTGAAGCTTAGAAATTGGGAAGCCACTTCTCTctccaccaggaaggagttttggtag